TTCACGATCCTGGCCTTCATCGGCTTCGAGCAGGCCGCCCCGATCGCCGAGGAGGCCCACGAGCCACGGCGGACGGTTCCGCGGGCGATCCTCGTGTCCTGCTTGGCCATCGGGGCGTTCTACATCCTCAACACCTATGCCAGTGCCGTGGCGTTCGGGCCGGCCAAGATGATCGGCTTCACCGCCGACGACAGCAATCCGTGGCAGAACATCCTCGCGCGCGACGCGTGGGGCGGGATCGGCTTCCTGCTGGTGTTCCTGGCGCTCGTCAACTCGATCATCGCCAACCAGAACGCCGCCAACAACTCCTCCACGCGGACCATGTTCGCGATGGGCCGGATCCGGCTCCTACCTCCGGAGTTCGGTCGGCTGAACCCCTTCGGCTCACCGATGCTGGCGCTGTGCGCCCAGCTCGCGGTGTCGTTGGCGGTGGCGCTGTTCCTCGGTTTCCACTACGACCCGGTCACCGGCTTCGGTTTGACCGCGACGATCCTGGTCGACATCTTCGCGCCCATGTACATCCTCCTGAACGTCGCCTGCCTGATGTACTTCTGGCGCTTCCGGCGCGACGAGTTCAACGTGGTCCGGCACGGCGTGCTGCCGATCCTCGGGGCGCTGGCGTTCGTCCCGGCCTTCTTCGCGGGGGCGGGCATCCCGGCATTCAGCTTCATCACCGCCCTTCCCAAGCCCCTCTGGTACGCCGGTCCGATCGCGGGGATCTGGATGGTCATCGGGGTGATCTACCTAATCGTTCTCAACGGGCGGGATCCCGACCGGATCCTGGAGACCAAGCGCGTCTTCGACGAGGCCTGAGGCCGACATGGACGTGCTGAGCTACCGGCCCGGCCCCGAGGAGCTGGCCTGGACCTTCGGCGGGGTGCCCCCGGTCCGTCGCGTGAAGCCCGGCTCGGTGCTGGAGCTGTGGAGCGAGGACGCCTTCGCCGGCAAGGTGCGCGGCGAGGACGACCTGGTCTCGAAGGTGATCGAGTTCCCGTTCGTCAACCCGCTCACCGGGCCGTTCTTCGTCGAGGGTGCGGAGCCCGGCGACACCCTCGCCGTCCACTTCGTGTCGATCGAGCCGTCCCGCGACTGGGCGGCGTCCACCACCATCCCGCTCTTCGGCGCCCTCACCTCGACCCATGTCACCGCGGGCCTGCAGGAGCCGCTGCCCGAGGTGGTCTGGATGTACGACGTCGACAAGGCCGCCCGCACGGTGACGTTCCGCGCGCGCTACAGCGACGACCAGGTGGACTTACCTCTCGACCCGATGCACGGCACCGTCGGAGTGGCGCCGGCCAACCTGGAGGCCCGCTCCTCGCTGGTCCCGGACGCGCACGGCGGCAACATGGACACCCCCGAGATGCGGGCCGGAGTCACCTGCTTCCTCGGGGTGAACGTCGAGGGCGCCATGTTCGCACTCGGTGACGGCCACTGCCGGCAGGGCGAGGGCGAGACGTGCGGCGTCGCCGTCGAGGCGGCCATGGACACCGTGGTGATCCTGGACCTGATCAAGTCCACGGCGACTCCCTGGCCGCGCCTGGAGTCCGACGACTACCTGATGAGCACCGGGTCGGCGCGCCCCCTCGAGGACGCCTTCAGGATCGCCCAGCACGACCTGGTGACCTGGATCGGCTCCGAGTGCGGGCTCGACCCCCTCGACGCCTACCAGCTGGTCACCCAGGCCACGGAGTCGCCGATCGCCAACGTGTGCGACCCCAACTACACCGTCCTGGCCAAGATCAGGAAGGGCTACCTGCCGCGGCACGACGCCTACGCGGGCGCGCACGCCCGCCTGCGGCAGATGAGTGAGGCGTACCTCGCCGAGCACCGCTGACCTCTTCGGTCAGGGGAGCCGGGAGCGCGTCGCCGACCGTCAGAGCCGGCGGTGGTACTCCAGCAGGTTCTCCAGGACCCGGTAGCCCAGCGCGTCGTTGATCGCGTTCATGTGGTCGTTCTCGTCCGAGTTGCTCGTGACGACCAGCCCGCACTCCGGGAACGCGGCGCGCAGGGCGCGGTGGGTGGCCAGCTTGGTGGCCAACCCGAGCCGGTGGCCCCGGTGGCCTGGCAGCACCATGGTGATGCTGATCTGGGCGACACGGGGGTCGTGGGTGTTCAGGCGCAGCTCGTTGGCGGCGACCAGCGACCCGTCCGGAGCCACCGCCACGGCCAGGAAGACCGCCGCTCCGACCTCGACCCGGCGCTGCTCGGCCGCGCGGTAGCGCTCGACGGTCCACTCGCCGTCCTCGAGGTCGAGCTCGCCCTGCGGGACCAGGCTCATGAACTGGCCCAGCAGCACACACATCTGGTCGACGTGCTCGTCGGGTACCACGTCGCGCCAGAGCAAGATCCGGTAGTCGCCGATCACTGCGGTCACCTGGTCCTCGAGCGCGGCCCAGCGCGGCTCGGACGCAC
This genomic window from Nocardioides cynanchi contains:
- a CDS encoding acetamidase/formamidase family protein; translated protein: MDVLSYRPGPEELAWTFGGVPPVRRVKPGSVLELWSEDAFAGKVRGEDDLVSKVIEFPFVNPLTGPFFVEGAEPGDTLAVHFVSIEPSRDWAASTTIPLFGALTSTHVTAGLQEPLPEVVWMYDVDKAARTVTFRARYSDDQVDLPLDPMHGTVGVAPANLEARSSLVPDAHGGNMDTPEMRAGVTCFLGVNVEGAMFALGDGHCRQGEGETCGVAVEAAMDTVVILDLIKSTATPWPRLESDDYLMSTGSARPLEDAFRIAQHDLVTWIGSECGLDPLDAYQLVTQATESPIANVCDPNYTVLAKIRKGYLPRHDAYAGAHARLRQMSEAYLAEHR
- a CDS encoding APC family permease is translated as MTASVANDDGPQGLRRGAVGFGGVLFQSITFMAPAIATALSIPLGISYAGGATPLAVILALVACLIAANSIGQLSTHLPSAGSFYTFVSHGIHPKVGFLVAWGFLLGVIVGGPFLALQMGFVVAGTLNAEWGWSNDTWWIWTVLVCVLVFALGYRGITASTRAGLVLGAFEILVFVGISVTLIFQAGSDNTLQVFGTHYANNPDYQGFSGVIAASVFTILAFIGFEQAAPIAEEAHEPRRTVPRAILVSCLAIGAFYILNTYASAVAFGPAKMIGFTADDSNPWQNILARDAWGGIGFLLVFLALVNSIIANQNAANNSSTRTMFAMGRIRLLPPEFGRLNPFGSPMLALCAQLAVSLAVALFLGFHYDPVTGFGLTATILVDIFAPMYILLNVACLMYFWRFRRDEFNVVRHGVLPILGALAFVPAFFAGAGIPAFSFITALPKPLWYAGPIAGIWMVIGVIYLIVLNGRDPDRILETKRVFDEA
- a CDS encoding GNAT family N-acetyltransferase produces the protein MLEIHDVDLDDETQLQRWYDAWAAAQAARPAGMIESWQNARVVMPRRHPDFHVDLFSVVDGGEVVGAGLVNLPLHDNLTVAYAEISTRPEHRRRGVGAAVLAEVERRAAAAGRERVLTEVFTPPGGTSPGVGFAEGHGYTVASREGMKALEVGASEPRWAALEDQVTAVIGDYRILLWRDVVPDEHVDQMCVLLGQFMSLVPQGELDLEDGEWTVERYRAAEQRRVEVGAAVFLAVAVAPDGSLVAANELRLNTHDPRVAQISITMVLPGHRGHRLGLATKLATHRALRAAFPECGLVVTSNSDENDHMNAINDALGYRVLENLLEYHRRL